A stretch of Bombina bombina isolate aBomBom1 chromosome 2, aBomBom1.pri, whole genome shotgun sequence DNA encodes these proteins:
- the LOC128648011 gene encoding LOW QUALITY PROTEIN: mediator of RNA polymerase II transcription subunit 26-like (The sequence of the model RefSeq protein was modified relative to this genomic sequence to represent the inferred CDS: inserted 1 base in 1 codon), with protein sequence MTAAPVTPREIKERLLQAIDPHSNICNMVAVLEVISSLEKYPITKEALETDNIPFPAKETRLGKLINDVRKKTSNEDLAKRAKKLLRSWQKLIEPVSQNEPSTRGTPNPPGSANGGGAHNCKTDPVAAALLSGKAIQELKNRNDIQRALSPNVEKPANRKRKVEHRDNAQQSFCKVSNPSNEQFQNSPPPVNGIGGSPPESLPSPLDGGSQAPKLEAPENDKHGKIPVNAVRPHTNSPGLVKHPSTSSLLKAAVLKQHGGVLEEVPSHQPRSPRCLSFSPRGMRVELPGRPHTTYAPRSSMPSPSQRQPGVDNAQTPVYLSPTHPSTPPTTVKRLESPGLDVAVSSPLRSTELLSLPDCQHQHPPRTSQHHTPHGPRSVPLSTDSQTPRSGFSPETSKMDSDDGASGSDSRKKKKSWGRGEQDGHLPDGMGKPVRLKERKLTFDVTTGQIKTLIHKDPAQAECSAPSEQHRTETDKQDPKLGLPNPFEQTNWKELSRIEIIQSYLNRQXQTQSAHYYMSEYLKQEECTKRESRKTHVLVPLVLPSDLPGRTRKITSNDMDLIHNQHWPGVNGCHDTQGNWYDWTQCISLDPHGDDGRLNILPYVCLD encoded by the exons ATGACAGCGGCTCCGGTAACCCCGCGGGAGATCAAGGAGAGGCTGCTGCAGGCCATCGATCCCCACAGCAATATCTGTAACATGGTGGCTGTGCTAGAAGTGATCTCCAGCTTGGAGAAGTATCCTATTACCAAAGAGGCACTTGAG ACAGACAATATACCATTTCCAGCCAAAGAAACAAGACTTGGAAAATTGATAAATGATGTGAGAAAAAAGACCAGCAATGAGGATCTTGCCAAGCGTGCAAAGAAATTACTAAGAAGCTGGCAAAAGTTAATTGAGCCTGTATCCCAAAATGAGCCGTCTACAAGGGGCACCCCTAATCCACCTGGCTCTGCCAATGGGGGTGGGGCACACAACTGCAAAACGGACCCTGTAGCAGCAGCCCTGCTGAGTGGAAAAGCAATCCAAGAACTTAAAAATAGAAATGACATTCAGAGGGCACTCTCTCCAAATGTTGAAAAACCTGCCAACAGGAAAAGGAAGGTGGAACACAGGGACAATGCCCAGCAATCATTCTGTAAAGTATCTAATCCCAGTAATGAGCAATTTCAAAACTCGCCTCCACCCGTCAATGGCATTGGAGGTAGCCCACCTGAGAGCCTTCCCAGCCCTTTAGATGGAGGTTCTCAGGCTCCCAAACTAGAAGCTCCAGAAAATGACAAGCATGGGAAAATTCCAGTGAATGCTGTCCGCCCTCACACCAACTCTCCTGGACTTGTAAAACACCCAAGCACTTCCTCCCTTCTGAAAGCAGCTGTTCTGAAACAGCATGGTGGTGTGTTGGAAGAGGTCCCCTCTCACCAGCCCCGAAGCCCTCGCTGTTTATCCTTCAGCCCTCGTGGCATGCGTGTTGAGCTGCCAGGCCGGCCCCATACCACGTATGCACCAAGGAGTTCTATGCCCAGTCCCTCTCAAAGGCAGCCAGGTGTAGATAATGCACAGACACCCGTGTACCTATCACCTACACACCCATCTACACCCCCTACTACTGTAAAAAGACTGGAGTCTCCTGGACTAGATGTTGCTGTCTCTTCCCCACTTAGATCAACAGAACTGCTTTCCCTTCCGGATTGTCAACACCAGCACCCCCCCAGGACATCACAGCACCACACCCCCCACGGGCCACGCAGTGTCCCACTCTCCACAGACTCTCAAACTCCTCGCTCTGGCTTCTCACCAGAGACCTCCAAAATGGACAGTGATGATGGGGCATCCGGCTCTGATAGCCGAAAGAAAAAGAAATCTTGGGGTAGGGGAGAACAAGATGGTCATTTGCCAGATGGAATGGGCAAACCAGTAAGGTTAAAAGAGCGTAAGTTGACTTTTGATGTTACCACTGGGCAAATCAAAACCTTAATACACAAAGATCCAGCCCAAGCTGAGTGTTCAGCACCCTCTGAACAGCACAGAACTGAAACAGATAAACAGGACCCAAAGTTAGGCCTGCCAAATCCATTTGAACAGACTAACTGGAAAGAGCTGTCTCGAATTGAGATCATCCAGTCTTATCTCAACCGGC TACAAACTCAGAGTGCACATTATTATATGTCTGAATATTTAAAACAGGAGGAATGCACCAAGCGAGAATCTAGGAAGACTCATGTTTTAGTCCCACTTGTCCTTCCCAGTGACCTACCTGGGAGAACGAGGAAAATAACTAGCAATGACATGGACCTAATACACAACCAACATTGGCCTGGTGTCAATGGCTGTCATGATACACAGGGCAATTGGTATGATTGGACGCAGTGTATCTCCTTAGACCCTCATGGTGATGATGGTAGATTAAATATCTTGCCTTATGTTTGCTTAGACTGA